A region of Haliotis asinina isolate JCU_RB_2024 chromosome 9, JCU_Hal_asi_v2, whole genome shotgun sequence DNA encodes the following proteins:
- the LOC137296460 gene encoding zinc finger protein 862-like, whose protein sequence is MVPSTHFVTNIECTDTTGKGIAREILDQLKKRGIPPEKIMSLGSDGASAMTGKYNEFGTTSDHIANGLKRKVGSQKFISITYMMMDAMAPVTALSQFFQKENIDVALVKVKLDFCVKELLKVKSMETGHLKQLSEDLKNETFKDDHHILKTPGFNLQSLVDTFITALVDNILSRFPSDDLLTSFGILSMRPISFLNEQQLDDYGQNEIDKLCQHYGEDQTMTWKEDGKTLHKTTPPIINSEQTIKEWALLKKVVLAQHYPRDSSCELWQLIHTYHAQDFPNMIKLGQLALTLAVHTAGCERGFSVQNQTLTASRNRMTVQKQDSLMRVKLGPSRKAFKFEASLNKWKTEKERRLYELKQYK, encoded by the exons ATGGTGCCGAGCACTCATTTTGTCACCAACATTGAGTGCACAGATACGACAGGGAAAGGAATTGCAAGGGAAATTCTAGATCAATTGAAGAAACGTGGTATCCCCCCAGAGAAGATCATGAGTCTGGGATCAGATGGTGCATCTGCGATGACAGGGAAGTACAATG AATTTGGCACAACCAGTGATCATATTGCTAATGGACTGAAAAGGAAG GTAGGCAGTCAGAAGTTCATTTCCATCACATACATGATGATGGATGCTATGGCCCCAGTCACAGCCCTCTCTCAGTTCTTCCAGAAGGAAAATATTGATGTCGCTTTGGTGAAG GTAAAGCTTGACTTTTGTGTGAAGGAACTCTTGAAAGTAAAGTCAATGGAAACAGGACATCTTAAACAACTATCAGAAGATCTGAAGAATGAAACTTTCAAGGATGATCATCACATTCTCAAGACACCTGGCTTCAATCTTCAGAGCTTAGTTGATACTTTCATAACTGCCTTGGTGGACAACATTTTATCGAG ATTTCCTTCTGATGATCTGCTGACATCATTTGGTATCCTCTCCATGAGACCAATCAGCTTCTTGAATGAACAGCAGCTGGATGACTATGGGCAAAATGAAATAGATAAACTCTGTCAGCACTATGGTGAAGACCAAACAATGACATGGAAGGAGGATGGTAAAACCCTGCACAAAACAACACCACCCATCATCAACAGCGAGCAAACTATCAAAGAATGGGCTCTGTTAAAGAAGGTTGTCCTTGCCCAGCATTACCCTAGAGACTCTTCCTGTGAATTGTGGCAACTGATTCACACCTACCATGCTCAGGATTTCCCCAACATGATTAAACTTGGTCAGTTGGCTCTCACATTGGCTGTGCACACAGCAGGGTGTGAAAGAGGGTTTTCTGTACAAAATCAAACCCTAACTGCATCAAGAAATAGAATGACTGTCCAGAAACAAGACAGCTTGATGAGAGTGAAACTGGGTCCATCAAGAAAAGCTTTTAAGTTTGAAGCTAGTCTGAACAAATGGAAAACTGAGAAAGAAAGACGACTCTATGAACTCAAACAATACAAGTAG